The proteins below are encoded in one region of Halalkalicoccus jeotgali B3:
- a CDS encoding GNAT family N-acetyltransferase, translated as MNVREADGDDVAGIRGVARRSWETDYPEILSRETIAEGVEEWYASDRLAFDIASDDAHVLVASGAGDEGVIGFAHAVGASGTGTLLRLYVDPDRRDAGVGTRLLETACDRLAAAGCTAVEAMVLAENEPGNAFYHGFGFEPVREGETAIGDEPHEEIVYVLTL; from the coding sequence ATGAACGTACGGGAGGCCGACGGGGACGACGTCGCGGGGATCCGCGGTGTGGCCCGGCGATCGTGGGAAACGGACTATCCGGAGATCCTGAGCCGGGAGACGATCGCCGAGGGCGTCGAGGAGTGGTACGCCTCCGACCGACTCGCCTTCGACATCGCGAGTGACGACGCTCATGTGCTCGTCGCGAGCGGGGCCGGTGACGAGGGCGTGATCGGCTTCGCCCACGCCGTCGGCGCGTCGGGGACCGGCACGCTGTTGCGACTCTACGTCGATCCCGACCGGCGGGACGCTGGCGTCGGAACCCGCCTACTGGAGACGGCGTGTGACCGGCTCGCGGCTGCGGGTTGCACGGCCGTCGAGGCGATGGTCCTCGCGGAAAACGAGCCGGGAAACGCTTTCTACCACGGGTTCGGATTCGAGCCCGTACGCGAGGGCGAGACCGCCATCGGGGACGAACCTCACGAGGAGATCGTCTACGTGCTCACGCTCTGA
- a CDS encoding class I SAM-dependent methyltransferase, with protein sequence MGFHTYPVERAAELEDASRYRFCSREELLGLLALDGTETVVDLGSGTGFYTDDVAPFAERVHAVDLQEEMHDLYREKGLPGNVTPVTADVADLPLGDGECDAAVTTMTYHEFYGEAALSELRRVLRSGGRLVVVDWSRAGTGDEGPPREERYDLESATAQLEEAGFSIEYSTERPETFALRASTD encoded by the coding sequence ATGGGCTTTCACACCTACCCGGTCGAGCGCGCCGCGGAGCTCGAGGACGCCTCGCGCTATCGGTTCTGCTCGCGCGAGGAACTGCTGGGGCTGCTCGCGCTCGACGGCACCGAGACCGTCGTCGACCTAGGGAGCGGCACCGGCTTTTACACCGACGACGTCGCCCCCTTCGCCGAGCGTGTCCACGCCGTCGACCTCCAAGAGGAGATGCACGACCTGTATCGCGAGAAGGGACTTCCGGGGAACGTCACGCCCGTGACCGCCGACGTGGCCGACCTGCCCCTTGGAGACGGGGAGTGTGACGCCGCGGTGACGACGATGACCTACCACGAGTTCTACGGGGAGGCGGCGCTGTCGGAGCTTCGCCGGGTGCTTCGCTCGGGCGGACGACTGGTAGTCGTCGACTGGTCTCGGGCCGGCACCGGTGACGAAGGTCCCCCACGCGAGGAGCGCTACGACTTGGAGAGCGCCACAGCCCAGCTCGAAGAAGCCGGATTTTCGATCGAGTATTCGACCGAACGTCCGGAAACGTTCGCGCTCCGTGCTAGTACTGACTAG
- a CDS encoding rubrerythrin-like domain-containing protein encodes MHDRDPYTPTGSYYECLDCQYRTRGADHLANCPECGGTVRNLAVARE; translated from the coding sequence ATGCACGACCGAGATCCGTACACGCCAACCGGGTCGTACTACGAATGTCTCGACTGTCAGTACCGCACGAGGGGGGCCGATCACCTCGCGAACTGTCCCGAGTGTGGGGGAACGGTTCGCAACCTCGCGGTCGCCCGCGAATAG
- a CDS encoding acyl-CoA thioesterase codes for MDLLETYIENREMVQPNHANSLQTAHGGNVLKWMDEIGAMSAMRFAGESCVTAHINGVDFERPIQVGDIALIEAYVYAAGETSVRVRLQTSREDIRTGEAERTTESYFVYVAIDGDRTPTPVPELTVEDERGERLREAALAGENGRR; via the coding sequence ATGGATCTGCTCGAAACGTACATCGAGAACCGCGAAATGGTCCAGCCCAACCACGCGAACAGTCTCCAGACCGCCCACGGGGGCAACGTGCTGAAATGGATGGACGAGATCGGCGCGATGAGCGCGATGCGCTTTGCCGGCGAGTCCTGCGTGACCGCCCACATCAACGGGGTGGACTTCGAGCGCCCGATTCAGGTCGGCGACATCGCGCTGATCGAGGCGTACGTCTACGCGGCCGGCGAGACGAGCGTTCGGGTCCGACTGCAGACGTCACGCGAGGACATCCGTACCGGGGAAGCCGAACGGACCACCGAGTCGTATTTCGTCTACGTCGCCATCGACGGGGATCGGACGCCGACGCCGGTTCCGGAACTCACCGTCGAAGACGAGCGCGGCGAGCGCCTCCGCGAGGCGGCGCTTGCGGGCGAGAACGGGCGGCGCTGA
- a CDS encoding TackOD1 domain-containing metal-binding protein produces the protein MVSPGELRLLTELSEGTNEFTPETGPGGAVEYPTAERLLDDRDPDVVDVLERYGARGVLEGEFVSKVYSCPECDTQGMQYTTACPACESAHAVETTVLEHQACGYAAPESYFEDEGDLACPDCETTVREEGLSRRQQYVCKECGEVFETPEDRLWCRDCLYMFPPAETIERALYRYQITDDGREWTDRHRLAREAAADSLEERRFEVSVDTTVEGDGTTYPVHVFAEDPLMGDRRVVAIAERPTEKHVAAFRDLASDVGAHPIIITTTGAVSEEVARRAEATEVTLLSARPDGTLDSEYDVGEGAPRGQSLFQRLTSAMDVPAWKTQ, from the coding sequence ATGGTTTCGCCAGGCGAGCTGCGACTGCTGACCGAACTCTCCGAGGGGACGAACGAGTTCACACCCGAGACCGGGCCGGGCGGTGCGGTCGAGTACCCGACCGCCGAACGGCTGCTCGACGACCGGGATCCTGACGTCGTCGACGTCCTCGAACGGTACGGAGCTCGGGGGGTACTCGAAGGGGAGTTCGTCTCGAAAGTCTATAGCTGTCCGGAATGTGATACACAGGGAATGCAGTATACGACCGCGTGTCCGGCCTGTGAATCCGCACACGCCGTCGAGACGACCGTCCTCGAACACCAGGCCTGTGGGTACGCTGCACCCGAATCGTACTTCGAGGACGAGGGCGACCTCGCGTGTCCCGACTGTGAGACGACGGTCCGCGAGGAGGGCCTCTCGCGGCGACAACAGTACGTCTGCAAGGAGTGTGGGGAGGTCTTCGAGACGCCCGAAGACCGCCTATGGTGTCGTGACTGCCTATATATGTTCCCGCCCGCAGAGACCATCGAGCGGGCGCTCTATCGCTACCAGATCACCGACGACGGGCGCGAGTGGACCGACCGCCACCGGCTGGCTCGCGAGGCCGCTGCCGACAGCTTAGAGGAACGGCGCTTCGAGGTGAGCGTCGACACCACCGTCGAGGGCGACGGGACCACCTACCCGGTCCACGTCTTCGCCGAGGACCCGCTGATGGGCGATCGGCGCGTCGTCGCGATCGCCGAGCGCCCGACCGAGAAGCACGTCGCGGCGTTTCGCGACCTCGCGAGCGATGTCGGCGCCCACCCGATCATCATCACCACGACCGGGGCCGTCTCCGAGGAGGTCGCCCGGCGGGCCGAGGCCACCGAGGTGACGCTGCTGTCGGCCCGACCCGACGGCACCCTCGACAGCGAGTACGACGTCGGCGAGGGTGCCCCTCGCGGCCAGTCGCTGTTCCAGCGTCTCACCTCCGCGATGGACGTCCCCGCCTGGAAGACCCAGTAG
- a CDS encoding TraB/GumN family protein, with amino-acid sequence MTDRQVPQETTAGSVRLVGTAHISADSVTEVEETIERERPDVVAVELDEGRYRQLKGELPDDLDAGDLLRGNTVFQFLAYWMLSYVQTRLGERFDIEPGADMRAAVETAESLGLGVALVDREIQTTIQRFWARMTLLEKLKLVGSLFLGMFGFGAGEEEELDMAELTDADVVTAMMAEFRRFSPGGAEALIDERDAYIAHKLLALREGGHDVIAVVGAGHREGIERYLADPASLPPMASLVGKQTGRRFSIYKAVGYLIAIAFLAFFFLLVMAGAQSDFLLRVFAAWFLFNGVFAFSLAKLAGAHWPSATVGGAIAWMTSINPLLAPGWFAGYVELRYQRVNVADIGTLNEILADEESPITDLFGRLLDVPLFRLIAVVAATNIGSIIATLLFPLVVLPWLAADVGGVGAIADLMVEGARNSAELVWRAVS; translated from the coding sequence ATGACCGACCGGCAGGTGCCACAGGAGACGACGGCGGGCTCGGTTCGCCTCGTCGGCACCGCCCACATCTCCGCGGACAGCGTCACCGAAGTCGAGGAGACCATCGAGCGCGAGCGTCCCGACGTCGTTGCCGTCGAACTCGACGAGGGACGATACCGCCAGCTCAAAGGCGAGCTTCCCGACGATCTCGACGCCGGGGACCTGCTCCGTGGCAACACCGTCTTCCAGTTCCTGGCTTACTGGATGCTCTCGTACGTCCAGACCCGCTTGGGCGAGCGCTTCGACATCGAACCCGGGGCGGACATGCGCGCCGCCGTCGAGACCGCCGAGTCCCTGGGGCTGGGCGTCGCCCTGGTCGACCGGGAGATCCAGACGACGATCCAGCGCTTCTGGGCGCGCATGACGCTTCTCGAGAAGCTCAAACTCGTCGGCAGCCTGTTTCTGGGGATGTTCGGTTTCGGCGCCGGCGAGGAGGAGGAACTCGACATGGCGGAGCTGACCGACGCCGACGTGGTGACCGCGATGATGGCCGAGTTTCGCCGGTTCTCGCCGGGCGGCGCCGAGGCGCTGATCGACGAGCGCGACGCCTACATCGCCCACAAGCTGCTCGCGCTTCGCGAGGGGGGCCACGACGTGATCGCCGTCGTCGGGGCGGGCCACCGCGAGGGGATCGAACGCTATCTCGCGGATCCCGCGAGCCTGCCGCCGATGGCGTCGCTGGTGGGCAAACAGACGGGACGGCGCTTTTCGATCTACAAGGCCGTCGGCTACCTGATCGCGATCGCCTTTCTCGCCTTCTTCTTCCTGCTCGTGATGGCCGGCGCACAGAGCGACTTCCTCCTCAGAGTGTTCGCCGCGTGGTTCCTCTTCAACGGCGTCTTCGCCTTTTCGCTCGCGAAGCTCGCGGGCGCTCACTGGCCCAGCGCGACCGTCGGGGGCGCCATCGCGTGGATGACCAGCATCAACCCGCTGTTGGCACCGGGCTGGTTCGCGGGCTACGTCGAACTGCGCTACCAGCGGGTCAACGTCGCCGACATCGGAACGTTGAACGAGATCCTCGCCGATGAGGAGAGTCCCATCACCGACCTGTTCGGACGGCTACTGGATGTGCCGCTGTTCCGGCTGATCGCTGTCGTCGCCGCGACGAACATCGGAAGCATCATCGCCACGTTGCTCTTCCCGCTGGTGGTGTTGCCGTGGCTCGCCGCGGACGTCGGCGGTGTGGGTGCGATCGCGGACCTGATGGTCGAGGGCGCGAGAAACAGCGCCGAACTGGTCTGGAGGGCCGTCTCGTGA
- a CDS encoding Zn-dependent protease yields MSAIAGIRFGSREIRDLLLAWVALGVAFALFFAGGAAGVQRGGFLPLLVISMLTAGVGFLLHELAHKVVAVRFGQQAAFRADYSMLGLAVVSAMAGFIFAAPGAVYHRGRITKRENGLIAVAGPVTNLVLALLFAPLLLAPVEFVARLGLYGVGINLLLAAFNMLPFGPLDGRTVLSWSLPAFLLAFIVSAGLAVGAAVVFFL; encoded by the coding sequence GTGAGCGCGATCGCCGGGATCCGCTTCGGGAGCCGGGAGATCAGGGACCTCCTGCTCGCGTGGGTCGCGCTCGGGGTCGCCTTCGCGCTGTTTTTCGCCGGCGGCGCGGCGGGCGTCCAGCGCGGGGGCTTTCTCCCCCTGCTCGTGATCAGCATGCTCACCGCCGGGGTGGGCTTTCTGCTTCACGAACTCGCCCACAAGGTCGTCGCGGTGCGGTTCGGCCAGCAGGCGGCCTTCCGGGCCGACTACAGCATGCTGGGACTCGCCGTCGTGAGCGCGATGGCCGGGTTCATCTTCGCGGCCCCCGGTGCGGTGTATCACCGCGGGCGGATCACGAAGCGCGAAAACGGCCTGATCGCGGTGGCCGGTCCCGTGACGAACCTCGTGCTGGCCCTGCTGTTCGCCCCTCTCCTGCTTGCCCCCGTCGAGTTCGTCGCCCGACTGGGCCTCTACGGGGTCGGGATCAACCTCCTGCTGGCGGCGTTCAACATGCTTCCCTTCGGCCCGCTCGACGGTCGGACGGTCCTCTCATGGAGCCTGCCCGCGTTCTTGCTGGCGTTTATCGTGAGCGCGGGCCTCGCGGTCGGGGCAGCCGTCGTCTTCTTCCTGTAG
- a CDS encoding M48 family metallopeptidase, producing MGRRTLAGLLAVAVLGGYLGAAYLLYRGLVAVLGALDPPTLLGGLLVGTLLSGYLSYRFGTRGLLRSLDARPLGRERAPRLHRQIDALSKAMDLDPPSVFVASLGAPNALAVGSSRRGAIVLDVGLLGLLSADELTGIVAHELAHLENDDGLVRSLVFASVQTLLGVALVLAAPFALALTGIGYGLALLTGRRDNPVLRLRAALGAGVGLVALVLTALARARSRRREIAADDRAADVTGDPLALARALRRIDRASQPRVGPFRLPVVREESPLERVFSTHPATDERVERLAERARHTGQCVSIE from the coding sequence ATGGGACGCCGCACGCTCGCCGGTCTGCTCGCCGTCGCGGTACTGGGGGGCTACCTCGGGGCCGCCTACCTGCTCTACCGGGGGCTGGTCGCCGTCCTCGGTGCGCTCGATCCGCCGACCCTCCTCGGGGGGTTGCTGGTTGGGACCCTCCTTTCGGGCTATCTGAGCTATCGCTTCGGCACGCGGGGACTGCTTCGCAGCCTCGACGCGCGTCCTCTGGGTCGCGAGCGCGCCCCCCGGCTCCACCGGCAGATCGACGCCCTCTCGAAGGCGATGGACCTCGACCCGCCGTCGGTGTTCGTCGCGTCGCTGGGCGCGCCCAACGCCCTCGCGGTGGGCAGTTCCCGACGGGGCGCGATCGTCCTCGATGTCGGGCTGTTGGGGCTGCTCTCGGCGGACGAACTGACCGGGATCGTCGCCCACGAACTCGCCCACCTCGAGAACGACGACGGACTGGTCCGGTCGCTGGTCTTCGCGTCGGTCCAAACGCTTCTGGGGGTGGCCCTCGTCCTCGCGGCCCCGTTTGCGCTCGCGCTCACGGGAATCGGCTACGGACTGGCCCTGCTGACCGGTCGCCGGGACAACCCCGTCCTCAGGCTCCGGGCGGCATTGGGTGCGGGCGTCGGTCTGGTCGCTCTCGTGCTCACGGCGCTGGCGCGGGCCCGCTCGCGTCGCCGCGAGATCGCCGCCGACGACCGCGCCGCCGACGTGACCGGCGATCCGCTGGCGCTGGCGCGGGCCCTGCGGCGGATCGACCGCGCCTCCCAGCCTCGCGTCGGCCCGTTCCGGCTCCCGGTCGTCCGCGAGGAGAGCCCTTTAGAGCGGGTGTTTTCGACGCATCCGGCGACCGACGAACGAGTCGAACGGCTGGCCGAGCGTGCTCGACACACGGGACAGTGTGTCTCGATCGAGTGA
- the purM gene encoding phosphoribosylformylglycinamidine cyclo-ligase gives MNEETEELTYSGSGVDIADSEAATAALVSAVGGGDSDTDSDYAGLLDIGERYLALATDGVGTKLLVAEALEDYSTIGIDCIAMNANDLVAAGVEPVAFVDYLAVERPDEDVAEQVGEGLAAGAEKADLTLVGGETAVMPDVIRGLDLAGTCAGLAPKEAVFEGRAKPGDALVGWASSGIHSNGLTLAREAATREGGYDDAFPDEGYDTVGEALLEPTRIYTELLEPMRAHGVRGAAHITGGGWSNLERLGDRNYVIEDPHPAQPVFGFVQSAGVTDEEMHRTFNMGTGFVAAVSDTGAAEALAGETDGRVIGVVEEGSGVDIRGLTL, from the coding sequence ATGAACGAGGAGACGGAGGAACTCACCTACTCGGGATCGGGTGTCGATATCGCCGACAGCGAGGCCGCGACGGCGGCGCTGGTCTCGGCGGTCGGCGGGGGCGACTCGGATACGGATAGCGATTATGCGGGGTTGCTCGACATCGGCGAGCGGTATCTGGCGCTCGCGACCGACGGGGTCGGCACCAAGTTGCTCGTCGCCGAAGCGCTCGAAGACTACTCCACCATCGGTATCGACTGTATCGCGATGAACGCCAACGACCTGGTCGCGGCGGGCGTCGAGCCGGTCGCCTTCGTCGATTACCTCGCGGTCGAACGGCCCGACGAGGACGTCGCCGAACAGGTCGGCGAGGGCCTCGCGGCGGGCGCCGAGAAAGCCGACCTCACGCTGGTCGGCGGGGAGACCGCGGTGATGCCCGACGTGATCCGCGGGCTCGACCTTGCGGGGACCTGTGCGGGCCTGGCTCCCAAAGAGGCGGTCTTCGAGGGCCGGGCGAAACCGGGCGACGCACTCGTCGGGTGGGCGTCCTCGGGAATCCACTCGAACGGCCTGACGCTCGCCCGCGAGGCCGCGACCCGCGAGGGCGGATACGACGACGCGTTTCCCGACGAGGGCTACGACACCGTCGGCGAGGCGCTTTTGGAACCCACTCGGATCTACACCGAGCTGCTGGAGCCGATGCGTGCCCACGGGGTCCGGGGCGCGGCCCACATCACCGGCGGCGGGTGGAGTAACCTCGAGCGCCTCGGCGATCGGAACTACGTCATCGAGGACCCCCATCCGGCCCAGCCGGTCTTCGGGTTCGTCCAGTCGGCGGGCGTCACCGACGAGGAGATGCACCGCACCTTCAACATGGGAACGGGCTTCGTCGCGGCGGTGTCCGACACCGGGGCGGCCGAAGCGCTCGCCGGGGAGACCGACGGACGGGTGATCGGCGTCGTCGAGGAGGGGTCGGGGGTCGATATCCGCGGGTTGACGCTCTAG
- a CDS encoding adenylyltransferase/cytidyltransferase family protein, whose translation MVRALAQGTFDLLHPGHIHYLEEAARMGDELYVIVARSANVTHKRAPVLDGRQRRDMIGALEVVDHALLGHESDIFVPIEEIDPDVIVLGHDQHHDEAAIERALGDRGIDCGVRRASPRDPAYDGELLSTGRIVDRICERRC comes from the coding sequence ATGGTGAGGGCGCTCGCACAGGGGACCTTCGATCTGTTGCATCCGGGCCACATCCACTACCTTGAGGAGGCCGCCCGGATGGGTGACGAACTGTACGTCATCGTCGCCCGGAGCGCGAACGTCACCCACAAGCGAGCCCCGGTCCTCGACGGCCGCCAGCGCCGGGACATGATCGGGGCCCTGGAGGTCGTCGATCACGCGCTATTGGGCCACGAGTCGGATATCTTCGTCCCCATCGAGGAGATCGACCCCGACGTGATCGTGCTGGGCCACGACCAGCACCACGACGAGGCGGCGATCGAACGCGCGCTCGGCGATCGGGGGATCGATTGTGGCGTACGACGCGCATCCCCACGGGACCCCGCCTACGACGGCGAACTCCTCTCGACGGGGCGGATCGTCGACCGGATCTGCGAGCGGCGGTGCTAA
- a CDS encoding Mov34/MPN/PAD-1 family protein: protein MGLFRSLFRSSEILGIAADTLDFALSASAETHPDEYMGMLRGEDARSLGLDRDGTVITDVLVIPGTESNPVSATVKTNMIPNDLSGIGSIHSHPNGVLEPSDADLGTFGRGSVHIILGAPYRHDSWRAFDSRGEPRDLDVLDVSLPEERFFDFDQQDIDRELKEEGRRRW, encoded by the coding sequence ATGGGACTGTTCCGGTCGCTGTTTCGATCGAGCGAGATCCTCGGCATCGCGGCCGACACGCTCGATTTTGCCCTCTCGGCGTCGGCCGAAACCCATCCCGACGAGTATATGGGGATGCTCCGCGGCGAGGACGCCCGCTCGCTCGGACTGGATCGCGACGGCACCGTCATCACCGACGTCCTCGTGATCCCCGGCACCGAATCGAACCCCGTGAGCGCGACCGTCAAGACGAACATGATCCCCAACGATCTCTCGGGGATCGGCTCGATCCACTCACACCCCAACGGCGTGCTCGAACCCAGCGACGCCGATCTGGGGACGTTTGGCCGCGGATCGGTCCACATCATCCTCGGCGCACCCTACCGTCACGACTCCTGGCGAGCGTTCGACTCGCGCGGCGAGCCCCGCGACCTCGACGTGCTCGACGTCTCGTTGCCCGAGGAGCGATTCTTCGACTTCGACCAGCAGGACATCGACCGCGAACTGAAAGAGGAGGGGCGCCGCCGATGGTGA
- a CDS encoding DHH family phosphoesterase: MTVEPEFEDVVVSELDPACTAEDLDSEGAYLATVNGVVEYGVFVDLSEEVSGLVHESTLDEEYAVGDRLVVRLDQIRENGDIAFEPAGIDPESATVETVAHSYEITPTAKLTERESAHLEGEVVQIKQTGGPTVFQVRDGSGIVPCTAFEGAGVRAYTDVEVGDLVHVSGEVERRNGGRQVEVETLDVLEGEQATESKARLADATEERARPHEIEPLIEWPALSPMLSGLEEVAELIRRTVLEGRPVRMRHHADGDGMCAAVPVALAIERFIEEVHEDDDAAQHLLKRLPSKAPFYEMEDATRDLNYSLGDRARHGQKLPLLLMLDNGSTEEDVPAYETLAHYDIPIAAVDHHHPDPEAVEDLLAAHVNPYLHGEDYRITTGMLCVELARMIDPTITDELRHVPAVAGIADRSKADAMERYLELAHEEGYDESDLEDISEALDYAAHWLRYSAGRSLIADVLDLSDGEYHADLVDFLAERAQRDIDEQLDAAMPHLERERLDNGAHLCRIDVENHAHRFTFPAPGTTTGEIHDRIVEETGDPVITIGYGPDFAVLRSDGVRLDIPRMVSELTEEIDGGGVSGGGHLVVGSIKFVKGMREEVLDALVEKMDEAEIDEALSSAETVTDR, encoded by the coding sequence ATGACAGTAGAACCCGAGTTCGAGGACGTCGTCGTCTCCGAACTCGACCCGGCGTGTACGGCCGAGGACCTCGATTCGGAGGGTGCGTATCTCGCAACCGTCAACGGCGTCGTCGAGTACGGCGTCTTCGTCGACCTCTCGGAGGAGGTCTCCGGGCTCGTCCACGAGTCCACCCTCGACGAGGAGTACGCCGTCGGCGACCGACTCGTCGTCAGACTCGATCAGATCCGCGAGAACGGCGACATCGCCTTCGAACCCGCGGGGATCGACCCCGAGTCGGCGACCGTCGAGACGGTGGCACACAGCTACGAGATCACCCCCACCGCGAAACTAACGGAACGCGAATCGGCCCACCTCGAGGGCGAGGTCGTCCAGATCAAACAGACCGGCGGGCCGACGGTCTTTCAGGTCCGCGACGGGAGCGGGATCGTCCCCTGTACCGCCTTCGAGGGGGCCGGCGTCCGGGCATACACCGACGTCGAGGTCGGCGATCTCGTCCACGTCTCGGGGGAGGTCGAGCGTCGAAACGGCGGCCGGCAGGTCGAAGTCGAGACACTCGACGTCCTCGAAGGCGAGCAGGCGACGGAGTCGAAAGCGCGCCTCGCCGACGCCACGGAAGAGCGCGCCCGGCCCCACGAGATCGAACCGCTGATCGAGTGGCCCGCCCTCTCGCCCATGCTCTCGGGACTGGAGGAGGTCGCCGAGTTGATCCGGCGGACGGTCCTCGAAGGTCGCCCGGTCCGGATGCGCCACCACGCCGACGGCGACGGGATGTGCGCCGCCGTTCCGGTCGCGCTCGCCATCGAGCGCTTCATCGAGGAGGTCCACGAGGACGACGACGCCGCCCAGCACCTGCTCAAGCGTCTGCCGAGCAAGGCCCCGTTCTACGAGATGGAAGACGCCACGCGCGATCTCAACTACTCGCTTGGCGACCGGGCGCGCCACGGCCAGAAGCTCCCCCTCCTTTTGATGCTCGACAACGGCAGCACCGAGGAGGACGTCCCGGCCTACGAGACGCTCGCCCACTACGACATCCCGATCGCCGCCGTCGATCACCACCACCCCGACCCCGAGGCGGTCGAGGACCTGCTCGCGGCCCACGTCAATCCCTACCTGCACGGCGAGGACTACCGGATCACGACGGGGATGCTCTGTGTCGAACTCGCACGGATGATCGACCCGACGATCACCGACGAGTTGCGCCACGTTCCCGCGGTCGCGGGCATCGCGGACCGTTCGAAGGCCGACGCGATGGAGCGCTATCTCGAGTTGGCTCACGAGGAGGGCTACGACGAGAGCGATCTCGAAGACATCAGCGAGGCGCTCGATTACGCCGCCCACTGGCTGCGCTACAGCGCCGGCCGCTCACTCATCGCGGACGTGCTCGATCTGAGCGACGGCGAGTATCACGCGGACCTCGTCGACTTTCTCGCCGAGCGCGCCCAGCGCGACATCGACGAGCAACTCGATGCGGCGATGCCACACCTCGAACGCGAACGGCTCGATAACGGCGCGCACCTCTGTCGGATCGACGTCGAGAACCACGCCCATCGCTTTACGTTCCCTGCACCCGGCACCACGACCGGCGAGATCCACGACCGGATCGTCGAGGAGACGGGCGATCCCGTCATCACGATCGGCTACGGCCCCGACTTCGCTGTCCTCCGGAGCGACGGCGTTCGCCTCGACATCCCGCGGATGGTGAGCGAACTCACCGAGGAGATCGACGGCGGCGGGGTCTCGGGCGGCGGTCATCTGGTGGTCGGCTCGATCAAGTTCGTCAAGGGGATGCGCGAGGAGGTACTGGACGCGCTGGTCGAGAAGATGGACGAAGCCGAGATCGACGAGGCCCTTTCGAGTGCGGAGACGGTCACCGATCGCTAG